In Mycolicibacterium mucogenicum DSM 44124, the following are encoded in one genomic region:
- a CDS encoding cytidine deaminase — MPEIDWKLLQDNAIAASRGAYAPYSNFPVGAAALVDDGRIVVGCNVENVSYGLGLCAECAVVCALHSSGGGRLLALACVDGSGAVLMPCGRCRQVLLEHGGPAMLIDHVSGPRPLAELLPDAFGPDDLNRR, encoded by the coding sequence ATGCCGGAAATTGACTGGAAGCTGTTGCAGGACAACGCAATAGCTGCTTCCCGGGGTGCCTATGCGCCCTATTCGAACTTCCCCGTGGGGGCCGCCGCGCTGGTCGACGACGGCCGAATCGTGGTGGGCTGCAATGTGGAAAATGTCTCATATGGCCTTGGCCTCTGCGCGGAGTGTGCTGTGGTCTGCGCCCTACATTCCAGCGGTGGTGGACGGCTGCTCGCGCTGGCGTGTGTGGACGGCTCCGGGGCCGTGCTGATGCCGTGCGGACGCTGTCGGCAGGTGCTGCTCGAGCACGGTGGGCCGGCCATGTTGATCGATCACGTATCGGGTCCGCGGCCCCTGGCCGAACTGCTGCCCGACGCCTTCGGGCCCGACGACCTGAACCGCCGGTAA
- a CDS encoding TetR/AcrR family transcriptional regulator codes for MSVAPNSAPVSGYEARWEQHNAERRAKILLAMIELLEESPPGADISVAAIAKRAGVAKSVIYRQTSGKEELERRVRSYLIDDFGSVLVGKLDISDGSLREILTRTIEAVADWMIDHPRLNEFARNGPSFEGDQTLDAVGELKLRIIERADGIIAAIQLAIGVEDSAFKLVPLAIVTMVEETLFAWVRSPEPTHTREEMIAHLADFTWYVIDGAARAIGFEVSRDEPLVAVVAALANRQASNPAL; via the coding sequence ATGTCTGTGGCCCCGAACTCCGCCCCGGTGAGTGGGTACGAGGCGCGGTGGGAGCAGCACAACGCCGAACGCCGGGCCAAGATCCTGCTGGCGATGATCGAACTGCTCGAAGAAAGCCCGCCCGGTGCCGACATCTCCGTCGCCGCCATCGCCAAGCGCGCCGGCGTCGCCAAGTCGGTGATCTACCGGCAGACCTCCGGCAAGGAGGAACTCGAGCGACGGGTCCGGTCGTATCTGATCGACGACTTCGGGTCCGTCCTGGTCGGCAAGCTCGACATCTCCGACGGCTCGCTCCGCGAGATTCTGACGCGCACCATCGAGGCGGTCGCGGACTGGATGATCGACCATCCGAGGCTCAACGAGTTCGCGCGCAATGGCCCGTCGTTCGAGGGGGACCAGACGCTCGACGCCGTCGGCGAGCTGAAGCTGCGCATCATCGAACGCGCCGACGGCATCATCGCCGCCATCCAATTGGCGATCGGCGTCGAGGACAGCGCGTTCAAGCTCGTCCCGCTGGCGATCGTGACCATGGTCGAGGAGACGCTGTTCGCCTGGGTGCGCAGCCCGGAGCCGACGCACACCCGCGAAGAGATGATCGCGCACCTGGCCGACTTCACGTGGTACGTCATCGACGGTGCCGCCCGGGCCATCGGGTTCGAGGTCAGTCGGGATGAGCCGCTCGTCGCCGTGGTGGCCGCGCTGGCGAACCGTCAGGCCAGCAACCCTGCGTTGTAG
- a CDS encoding PLD nuclease N-terminal domain-containing protein, translating into MLYFGVLDVVVLLFAIVDIACTDEHEVRGLPRLLWIFIVLLLPLAGSIAWFIAGRPAAAAPRNRTLDARRFPEYDKPGRFIPEDPAADEEFLQRCRERAEQQRQAARRQRAQDDPVENGAVDQDRPAAGPAPSTVLAPAPAKGTAATMAGLSAQYEELADLIREQLVCGFWAYDDVRESVLSHLDADSDITADAAVDLLDTMWDQRIVEQQSWPNTGDFGRLQQMFAQLASEGILGRMCFMCCNNCAFDAIDDERTPADDAGAAYPYREWAYVYFHAQDADRLGSPDPLLYLAYSAWTQHSRLPKELVDAAQSGDAAARRESVERSEVLLGEQIVAAATRCGLTPQWSGSRHERIALQIHDWRKPLPPRAAHPPLPTEN; encoded by the coding sequence ATGCTGTATTTCGGTGTGCTCGACGTAGTCGTGTTGCTGTTCGCGATCGTCGACATCGCTTGCACCGATGAGCACGAAGTGCGTGGATTACCGCGCCTGCTATGGATTTTCATCGTTCTGCTCCTTCCGCTGGCGGGCTCCATCGCGTGGTTCATCGCCGGGCGCCCGGCCGCTGCGGCGCCACGGAACCGCACGCTCGATGCCCGGCGTTTTCCCGAGTACGACAAACCGGGCCGCTTCATTCCGGAGGACCCCGCCGCTGACGAGGAATTCCTGCAGCGCTGCCGGGAACGAGCCGAGCAACAACGCCAGGCCGCCAGACGCCAACGTGCACAAGATGATCCCGTCGAAAACGGCGCCGTCGATCAGGACCGCCCCGCCGCCGGCCCGGCGCCCAGTACGGTCCTGGCGCCTGCACCTGCGAAAGGAACCGCTGCCACGATGGCAGGCCTCAGCGCTCAATACGAAGAGCTTGCCGATCTCATCCGGGAGCAGCTCGTCTGTGGCTTCTGGGCCTATGACGACGTTCGGGAGTCGGTGCTGTCACACCTCGACGCAGACAGCGACATCACCGCCGACGCGGCTGTCGACCTGTTGGACACCATGTGGGACCAGCGGATCGTCGAGCAGCAATCGTGGCCGAACACGGGCGATTTCGGGCGCCTGCAACAGATGTTCGCGCAACTGGCATCGGAGGGCATCCTCGGCCGGATGTGCTTCATGTGCTGCAACAACTGCGCGTTCGACGCCATCGATGACGAACGCACGCCCGCCGATGACGCCGGTGCGGCGTATCCCTACCGCGAGTGGGCCTACGTGTACTTCCATGCGCAGGACGCTGATCGGCTCGGCAGCCCAGATCCGTTGCTCTACCTTGCGTACAGTGCGTGGACCCAGCACAGCCGGCTGCCGAAAGAACTGGTCGATGCGGCCCAGAGCGGTGATGCGGCTGCCAGGAGAGAATCGGTCGAGCGCAGCGAAGTGCTCCTGGGCGAGCAGATCGTAGCCGCGGCCACCCGCTGTGGTCTCACCCCGCAGTGGTCCGGCTCGCGCCACGAACGCATCGCACTGCAAATCCACGACTGGCGAAAGCCACTGCCACCGCGGGCGGCGCACCCACCCCTGCCGACTGAAAACTAG
- a CDS encoding carboxymuconolactone decarboxylase family protein: protein MTTTPRIEALPPHRAGLLTRLMYRYAKREFGEVPEPFAVAAHHPRLLVANAVHESLLKSGSKTLPDSVRDLAVFWTARTVGCSWCVDFGTMLMRLESLDVDRLKHIDDYAASPLFTDDERAAIAYADAMTTDPHNVTDEQVNDLKRRFGEAGVIELTYQIGVENMRSRMYAALGITEQGFSSGDACRVPWAE, encoded by the coding sequence ATGACGACAACACCACGCATCGAAGCCCTGCCCCCGCACCGCGCCGGCCTGCTGACCCGGCTCATGTACCGCTACGCCAAGCGTGAGTTCGGCGAGGTGCCCGAACCGTTCGCCGTCGCGGCCCACCACCCGCGGCTGCTGGTCGCCAACGCCGTGCACGAGAGTCTGCTCAAGAGCGGTTCCAAGACGCTGCCCGACTCCGTCCGCGACCTGGCCGTGTTCTGGACCGCGCGGACGGTGGGCTGCTCCTGGTGCGTCGACTTCGGCACCATGCTGATGCGTCTGGAGAGCCTGGATGTGGATCGGCTCAAGCACATCGACGATTACGCGGCCTCACCGTTGTTCACCGACGACGAGCGGGCCGCCATCGCCTACGCCGACGCGATGACCACCGATCCGCACAACGTGACCGACGAACAGGTCAACGATCTCAAGCGCCGGTTCGGCGAGGCCGGCGTCATCGAGCTGACCTACCAGATCGGCGTGGAGAACATGCGGTCGCGGATGTACGCGGCGCTCGGCATCACAGAGCAGGGCTTCAGCTCGGGCGACGCGTGCCGGGTGCCGTGGGCCGAGTGA
- a CDS encoding LLM class flavin-dependent oxidoreductase, which yields MHHAIFLPPLGELADPHAIIDIAIAAEESGWGGLFVWDHVLSPIGGDWAIADPWVALAAAAASTSRIRLGPMVTPLPRRRILKLARETATLDRLSRGRLTLGLGTGDDRGREYSAVGENIDARRRGRILDEGVDVLKALWAGKTVTHHGELIVEDVRAVPDGAPKPRIPLWFGTARHDGKPVERAARHDGIFPLTGDASTVAQIADTIEQLRGSREGFDIAVKTKPGTDAAEFAAAGATWAMHAFWPADRPDQVLQVIEAGRPG from the coding sequence GTGCACCATGCGATCTTCCTGCCGCCTCTCGGAGAGCTGGCCGATCCCCACGCCATCATCGACATTGCGATCGCCGCCGAGGAGTCGGGCTGGGGCGGCCTGTTCGTCTGGGACCACGTGCTGAGCCCGATAGGCGGGGACTGGGCGATCGCAGACCCCTGGGTCGCGTTGGCTGCTGCCGCGGCCAGCACGAGTCGAATTCGCCTGGGGCCTATGGTGACTCCTCTGCCGCGCCGGCGGATCCTCAAACTCGCGCGAGAGACGGCAACGCTGGATCGGCTCAGTAGAGGGCGGCTGACCCTGGGGCTGGGAACCGGCGATGACCGCGGTCGCGAGTACTCGGCCGTCGGGGAGAACATCGACGCGCGTCGACGTGGCCGCATACTCGATGAAGGTGTCGATGTGTTGAAAGCGTTGTGGGCCGGCAAGACCGTCACTCATCACGGTGAGCTGATCGTCGAGGACGTCCGTGCCGTGCCCGACGGGGCACCGAAGCCACGGATCCCATTGTGGTTCGGCACTGCACGACATGACGGCAAGCCCGTCGAACGAGCCGCCCGGCATGACGGCATCTTTCCGCTCACCGGCGATGCGTCGACGGTTGCCCAGATTGCCGACACCATCGAGCAATTGCGCGGCAGCCGTGAAGGTTTCGACATTGCGGTGAAGACCAAGCCGGGCACGGACGCGGCCGAGTTCGCTGCCGCCGGCGCCACCTGGGCGATGCACGCCTTCTGGCCGGCCGACCGCCCCGACCAGGTGCTACAGGTGATCGAGGCCGGCCGACCCGGCTGA
- a CDS encoding FAD-dependent oxidoreductase, translating into MPHVITQSCCSDASCVYACPVNCIHPTPDEPDFHTAEMLYIDPVECVDCGACVTACPVDAIKHDGSLEPTEKVFLELNAGFYSEPRPRPLLAPVVPPLQVRAPGAISVAIVGSGPAAMYAADEVLTIPAARVRMYERLAQAGGLARFGVAPDHRRTRGVSRQFDTITADPRLELVTGVEVGSDITHQQLLAEHDAVIYAVGAATDRPLDVPGANLPGVSSATRFVAWYNGHPDFADAVFDLSQPRAVVIGNGNVALDVARILTTDPDRLAATDIAPHALKALRQSKIDEVVVVGRRGLAQSAFTVPELVGLTSMPDVDVVISAQDLASLPDTDPRARILGDLPQRPGNRRIVLTYLQSPTAIAPTAAGLDVEFARNELVAAADGTTKVKPTGDLHTVTAGLVLTSIGYRGRPVADLPFDDAHGTIPNDKGRVDGVAATYVTGWIKRGPTGFIGTNKSCAQETVRSLVADYNAGLLA; encoded by the coding sequence ATGCCCCACGTCATCACGCAGTCCTGCTGCAGCGACGCGTCCTGCGTCTATGCCTGTCCGGTCAACTGCATTCACCCCACGCCCGACGAGCCCGACTTCCACACCGCCGAGATGCTCTACATCGACCCGGTGGAGTGCGTCGACTGCGGCGCGTGTGTGACGGCCTGTCCGGTCGACGCCATCAAGCACGACGGTTCACTGGAGCCGACCGAGAAGGTCTTCCTCGAGCTCAACGCCGGCTTCTACTCCGAGCCCCGGCCCCGGCCGCTGCTGGCGCCCGTCGTTCCCCCACTGCAGGTCCGCGCGCCCGGAGCCATCAGCGTGGCCATCGTCGGGTCGGGTCCGGCGGCGATGTACGCGGCCGACGAAGTGCTGACCATCCCCGCGGCGCGCGTCCGGATGTATGAGCGGCTCGCCCAGGCCGGCGGGCTCGCGCGCTTCGGCGTGGCCCCGGACCACCGGCGTACCCGGGGCGTTTCCCGTCAGTTCGACACCATCACCGCCGACCCGCGGCTGGAGTTGGTAACGGGAGTCGAGGTCGGCTCCGACATCACCCACCAGCAGCTGCTCGCGGAGCATGACGCCGTCATCTACGCCGTCGGCGCCGCGACGGATCGTCCACTGGATGTACCCGGAGCGAACCTGCCGGGCGTCAGCTCCGCCACCCGTTTCGTGGCGTGGTACAACGGCCATCCCGACTTCGCCGACGCCGTCTTCGACCTGTCGCAGCCGCGTGCGGTCGTCATCGGCAACGGCAACGTCGCGCTCGACGTTGCCCGGATTCTCACCACCGATCCGGACCGGCTGGCCGCCACCGACATCGCGCCACACGCGTTGAAAGCCTTGCGGCAGAGCAAGATCGACGAAGTCGTGGTCGTCGGGCGACGGGGCCTGGCGCAGTCGGCGTTCACGGTGCCGGAGCTGGTCGGCCTGACGTCGATGCCCGACGTCGATGTCGTCATCTCAGCACAGGACCTGGCGTCACTGCCGGACACCGATCCACGGGCCCGCATCCTCGGCGACCTCCCGCAGCGGCCCGGGAACCGCCGGATCGTCCTGACGTACCTGCAGTCACCCACCGCCATTGCGCCGACTGCAGCCGGACTGGACGTCGAATTCGCCCGCAACGAACTCGTGGCGGCGGCCGACGGCACCACGAAGGTGAAGCCGACCGGGGACCTGCACACCGTCACTGCCGGACTGGTGCTCACGTCGATCGGCTACCGCGGCCGGCCTGTGGCCGACCTGCCCTTCGACGACGCCCACGGCACGATCCCCAACGACAAGGGCCGGGTCGACGGCGTCGCCGCGACCTACGTGACGGGCTGGATCAAACGCGGCCCGACGGGCTTCATCGGCACCAACAAGTCCTGCGCGCAGGAGACCGTGCGCAGTCTGGTGGCCGACTACAACGCAGGGTTGCTGGCCTGA
- a CDS encoding succinate dehydrogenase hydrophobic membrane anchor subunit, with protein sequence MEREHDRPAALDHPRAPRRARGIPYFEKYAWLFMRFSGAALVLLALGHLFIGLIWQNGVYRIDFNYVAERWASPFWQIWDMALLWLALVHGANGMRTIIGDYARKNTTKFWLNSILLLATGFTLVLGSYVLVTFDANIK encoded by the coding sequence ATGGAGCGCGAGCACGACCGCCCCGCCGCCCTCGACCACCCGCGCGCCCCCCGGCGCGCCCGTGGCATCCCGTACTTCGAGAAGTACGCCTGGTTGTTCATGCGCTTCTCCGGCGCCGCTCTGGTGCTGCTCGCCCTCGGCCACCTGTTCATCGGGCTGATCTGGCAGAACGGCGTCTACCGCATCGACTTCAACTACGTCGCAGAGCGGTGGGCCTCCCCCTTCTGGCAGATCTGGGACATGGCGCTGCTGTGGCTGGCGCTGGTGCACGGCGCCAACGGCATGCGCACCATCATCGGTGACTACGCCCGCAAGAACACCACCAAGTTCTGGCTGAACTCGATTCTGCTGCTGGCCACCGGATTCACCCTGGTGCTGGGCAGCTACGTGCTCGTCACCTTCGACGCCAACATCAAGTAA
- a CDS encoding AurF N-oxygenase family protein, which translates to MTKAMEPGYQNLLDVLSEGSVRRRFDPYLDIAWDAPDMQIDLNDPRWVLSPTIDPLGATEWYQSQPLERQIEIGRWRTLNTVKVGAAFESILIRGLMAFIMKLPNNSPEFRYALHEMTEECNHIQMFQELVNRSGTDVPGMRKLFFKLSPYIGLVGQYSPTAFMAGILAGEEPIDHFQKGMIRNGANLPPAVLRTMQIHIAEEARHISWANEFLKTHMPERSWRFKAFATVAFPLTLRWLAHEIMGSPKSFGKQFDIPEDVMRQAFWRSPQSRKIMAGFFDETRALAEEIGLMNRVGRWMWKRCGIAGETARYRSAPNREAQLIA; encoded by the coding sequence ATGACTAAGGCAATGGAGCCCGGTTACCAGAACCTCCTCGATGTGTTGTCGGAAGGCTCGGTGCGGCGCCGCTTCGACCCCTACCTCGACATCGCGTGGGATGCCCCGGACATGCAGATCGACCTCAACGATCCGCGCTGGGTGCTGTCGCCCACCATCGACCCGCTGGGCGCCACCGAGTGGTACCAGAGCCAGCCGCTGGAGCGGCAGATCGAGATCGGCCGCTGGCGGACGCTCAACACCGTCAAGGTGGGCGCGGCGTTCGAGAGCATCCTGATCCGCGGGCTGATGGCCTTCATCATGAAGCTGCCCAACAACTCCCCCGAGTTCCGGTACGCGCTCCACGAGATGACCGAGGAGTGCAACCACATCCAGATGTTCCAGGAGCTGGTCAACCGCTCCGGGACCGATGTCCCGGGCATGCGGAAGCTCTTCTTCAAGCTGTCGCCGTACATCGGCCTGGTCGGCCAGTACTCGCCGACGGCGTTCATGGCCGGCATCCTCGCCGGCGAGGAGCCCATCGACCACTTCCAGAAGGGCATGATCCGAAACGGCGCCAACCTGCCGCCGGCCGTGCTGCGCACCATGCAGATCCACATCGCCGAGGAAGCCCGGCACATCTCGTGGGCCAACGAGTTCCTCAAGACCCACATGCCCGAACGGTCGTGGCGGTTCAAGGCCTTCGCCACCGTCGCGTTCCCGCTGACGCTGCGCTGGCTCGCGCACGAGATCATGGGATCGCCGAAGTCGTTCGGCAAGCAGTTCGACATCCCGGAAGACGTCATGCGGCAGGCGTTCTGGCGCAGCCCGCAGTCACGGAAGATCATGGCCGGCTTCTTCGACGAGACCCGTGCGCTCGCCGAGGAGATCGGCCTGATGAACCGCGTGGGCCGCTGGATGTGGAAGCGCTGCGGCATCGCCGGTGAGACGGCCCGCTACCGCAGCGCGCCCAACCGCGAGGCACAGTTGATCGCCTGA
- a CDS encoding succinate dehydrogenase iron-sulfur subunit, translating into MSAPVLDKPEAGDPPLPPVPEGAVMVTLKIARFNPENPDAAGFQSFRVPCLPSDRLLNLLLYVKGYLDGTLTFRRSCAHGVCGSDAMRINGVNRLACKVLMRDLLPKKPGKDLTITIEPIRGLPVEKDLVVDMEPFFDAYRAVKPFLITSGNPPTRERIQSQTDRARFDDTTKCILCACCTTSCPVYWSEGSYFGPAAIVNAHRFIFDSRDEAAAERLDILNEVDGVWRCRTTFNCTEACPRGIQVTKAIQEVKRALMFAR; encoded by the coding sequence ATGAGTGCACCCGTATTGGACAAGCCCGAAGCCGGCGACCCGCCGCTGCCCCCGGTGCCCGAAGGCGCCGTCATGGTCACGCTGAAGATCGCCCGGTTCAACCCGGAGAACCCGGACGCCGCCGGTTTCCAGAGCTTCCGCGTGCCGTGCCTGCCCAGCGACCGGTTGCTGAACCTGCTGCTGTACGTGAAGGGCTACCTTGACGGCACGCTGACGTTCCGCCGGTCCTGCGCGCACGGCGTGTGTGGCTCGGACGCCATGCGCATCAACGGTGTGAACCGGCTGGCCTGCAAGGTCCTCATGCGCGACCTGCTGCCGAAGAAGCCCGGCAAGGACCTGACCATCACCATCGAGCCCATCCGCGGCCTGCCCGTGGAGAAGGACCTCGTGGTGGACATGGAGCCGTTCTTCGACGCCTACCGCGCCGTGAAGCCGTTCCTCATCACGTCGGGCAATCCCCCGACCCGTGAGCGCATCCAGTCGCAGACCGACCGCGCCCGCTTCGACGACACCACCAAGTGCATCCTGTGCGCCTGCTGCACCACCTCGTGCCCGGTGTACTGGAGCGAGGGCTCGTACTTCGGCCCCGCCGCCATCGTCAACGCGCACCGGTTCATCTTCGATTCGCGTGACGAGGCCGCCGCCGAGCGCCTCGACATCCTCAACGAGGTCGACGGTGTGTGGCGCTGCCGCACCACCTTCAACTGCACCGAGGCCTGCCCCCGCGGCATCCAGGTGACCAAGGCGATCCAGGAAGTCAAGCGCGCCTTGATGTTTGCCCGCTAG
- a CDS encoding PhzF family phenazine biosynthesis protein, with protein sequence MTEILRYSAFAATPGGGNPAGVVLDASALTEQRMQEIAAEVGYAETAFIVDSARAELGHYRVRYFSPAAEVPFCGHATVATAVALTERRGAGTFTFATAAGEVDMTSTYSDGAVTVAFTSVPPQVRDIDATALAAVLELLGLVPGDLDPALPVRESFAGNWHPVISLADREVFHQFRFAPAPLAALMDKQGWTGTVTVLHRTESDEFLARNLFPVGRINEDPATGSAAAATGAYLREVLGFAGGRTVRIRQGEHVGRPSLLTVTVPDTGGIVVSGGAVAIAH encoded by the coding sequence GTGACGGAGATTCTGCGATACAGCGCGTTTGCGGCGACCCCTGGCGGTGGCAACCCGGCAGGAGTGGTGCTTGACGCATCCGCACTCACTGAGCAACGCATGCAGGAGATCGCCGCAGAGGTCGGTTACGCGGAGACCGCGTTCATCGTCGACAGTGCGCGCGCCGAGCTCGGGCACTATCGGGTGCGGTACTTCTCGCCGGCGGCCGAGGTGCCGTTCTGCGGCCACGCCACCGTCGCCACGGCCGTCGCACTCACCGAACGACGCGGGGCGGGCACGTTCACCTTCGCGACAGCAGCGGGGGAGGTCGACATGACATCGACCTATTCCGACGGTGCGGTGACAGTCGCCTTCACCAGCGTGCCGCCACAGGTCCGCGACATCGATGCCACCGCACTCGCCGCAGTCCTCGAACTGCTGGGGCTGGTGCCGGGCGACCTGGACCCGGCCCTGCCGGTGCGCGAGTCGTTCGCCGGTAACTGGCACCCCGTCATCTCGCTTGCCGACCGCGAGGTATTTCACCAATTCCGTTTCGCGCCTGCGCCATTGGCCGCCCTGATGGACAAGCAGGGCTGGACCGGCACGGTGACAGTGCTCCACCGGACAGAGTCCGACGAGTTCCTCGCCCGGAACCTGTTCCCGGTCGGCCGGATCAACGAAGATCCCGCAACGGGGTCCGCGGCCGCGGCCACGGGTGCGTACCTGCGCGAGGTCCTCGGCTTCGCCGGCGGCCGAACGGTCCGCATCCGGCAGGGGGAGCACGTCGGTCGCCCCAGTCTGCTGACGGTCACGGTGCCCGACACCGGCGGCATCGTGGTCTCCGGCGGGGCGGTCGCGATCGCCCACTGA
- the sdhA gene encoding succinate dehydrogenase flavoprotein subunit, whose protein sequence is MIQEHRYDVVIVGAGGAGMRAAVESGPRVRTAVLTKLYPTRSHTGAAQGGMCAALANVEDDNWEWHTFDTVKGGDYLADQDAVEVMCKEAIDAVLDLEKMGMPFNRTPEGRIDQRRFGGHTRDHGKAPVRRACYAADRTGHMILQTLYQNCVKHDVQFFNEFYALDVVLTETAGGPVATGIIAYELATGDIHIFHAKAIVFATGGSGRMYKTTSNAHTLTGDGLGIIFRKGLPLEDMEFHQFHPTGLAGLGILISEAVRGEGGRLLNAEGERFMERYAPTIVDLAPRDIVARSMVLEVLEGRGAGPNKDYVYIDVRHLGEEVLEAKLPDITEFARTYLGVDPVTELVPVYPTCHYVMGGIPTTINGQVLRDNVNIVPGLYAAGECACVSVHGANRLGTNSLLDINVFGRRAGIAAAEYAQNHNYVELPDNPADMVVGWVGDILSDHGNERVADIRTALQQSMDNNAAVFRTEETLKQALTDIHALKERYSRITVHDKGKRYNSDLLEAIELGFLLELAEVTVVGALNRKESRGGHAREDYPDRDDTNYMRHTMAYKQGADLLSDIRLDYKPVVQTRYEPMERKY, encoded by the coding sequence ATGATTCAGGAACATCGCTACGACGTCGTCATCGTCGGTGCCGGTGGCGCGGGTATGCGCGCGGCCGTGGAATCCGGCCCGCGCGTGCGCACCGCCGTGCTGACCAAGCTGTACCCGACGCGTTCGCACACCGGTGCCGCGCAGGGCGGCATGTGTGCCGCGCTCGCCAATGTCGAGGACGACAACTGGGAGTGGCACACCTTCGACACCGTCAAGGGTGGCGACTACCTCGCTGACCAGGACGCCGTCGAGGTCATGTGCAAGGAAGCCATCGACGCCGTGCTGGACCTCGAGAAGATGGGCATGCCGTTCAACCGGACGCCCGAGGGCCGCATCGACCAGCGTCGCTTCGGCGGTCACACCCGTGACCATGGCAAGGCCCCCGTCCGCCGCGCCTGCTACGCCGCCGACCGCACCGGCCACATGATCCTGCAGACGCTGTACCAAAACTGCGTCAAGCACGACGTCCAGTTCTTCAACGAGTTCTACGCCCTCGACGTGGTCCTCACCGAGACCGCCGGCGGTCCCGTCGCCACCGGCATCATCGCCTACGAGCTGGCCACCGGCGACATCCACATCTTCCACGCCAAGGCGATCGTCTTCGCCACCGGCGGCTCGGGCCGGATGTACAAGACCACCTCCAACGCCCACACCCTCACCGGTGACGGCCTGGGCATCATCTTCCGCAAGGGACTTCCCTTGGAGGACATGGAGTTCCACCAGTTCCACCCGACAGGCCTGGCCGGCCTCGGCATCCTGATCTCGGAAGCCGTGCGTGGTGAAGGTGGGCGTCTGCTCAACGCCGAAGGCGAACGCTTCATGGAGCGCTACGCCCCCACCATCGTCGACCTCGCGCCGCGTGACATCGTGGCCCGCTCGATGGTGCTGGAGGTCCTCGAGGGCCGCGGCGCCGGACCCAACAAGGACTACGTCTACATCGACGTGCGCCACCTCGGCGAAGAGGTGCTGGAGGCCAAGCTTCCGGACATCACCGAATTCGCCCGCACCTACCTGGGCGTCGACCCCGTCACCGAACTGGTGCCGGTGTACCCGACCTGCCACTACGTCATGGGCGGCATCCCGACCACGATCAACGGCCAGGTGCTGCGCGACAACGTCAACATCGTGCCGGGTCTGTACGCCGCCGGTGAGTGCGCCTGCGTCTCGGTGCACGGCGCCAACCGCCTCGGCACCAACTCGCTGCTCGACATCAACGTGTTCGGCCGTCGCGCCGGCATCGCGGCCGCCGAGTACGCGCAGAACCACAACTACGTCGAACTGCCGGACAACCCGGCCGACATGGTCGTGGGCTGGGTCGGCGACATCCTGTCCGACCACGGCAACGAGCGCGTCGCCGACATCCGCACCGCGCTGCAGCAGTCGATGGACAACAACGCCGCGGTGTTCCGCACCGAGGAGACCCTCAAGCAGGCGCTGACGGACATCCACGCGCTGAAGGAGCGGTACAGCCGAATCACGGTGCACGACAAGGGCAAGCGCTACAACAGCGACCTGCTCGAGGCCATCGAGCTGGGCTTCCTGCTCGAGCTGGCCGAGGTCACCGTCGTCGGTGCGCTGAACCGCAAGGAGTCGCGTGGCGGCCACGCCCGCGAGGACTACCCGGACCGCGACGACACCAATTACATGCGCCACACCATGGCCTACAAGCAGGGCGCCGACCTCCTGTCCGATATCCGGTTGGACTACAAGCCTGTCGTCCAGACCCGGTACGAGCCGATGGAACGGAAGTACTGA
- the sdhC gene encoding succinate dehydrogenase, cytochrome b556 subunit: protein MSTAAAAESAIPAPRSSQKRRSLYRGDPGMWSWVLHRITGATIFFFLLVHVLDTALVRVSPEAYNEVINTYKTPIIGLMEMGLVAAVLYHALNGVRVILIDFWQQGPKYQRVMLWTILAIWIAVVIAAVGVEGMHMVEHYGWLK, encoded by the coding sequence ATGAGTACAGCGGCAGCCGCGGAATCCGCCATACCCGCGCCGCGTTCATCACAGAAGCGACGGAGCCTGTATCGCGGAGACCCGGGCATGTGGTCCTGGGTGCTACACCGCATCACCGGTGCCACCATCTTCTTCTTCTTGCTGGTCCACGTTCTGGACACGGCTCTGGTCCGGGTCAGCCCCGAGGCCTACAACGAGGTGATCAACACCTACAAGACGCCGATCATCGGGCTCATGGAGATGGGCCTGGTCGCGGCGGTGCTCTACCACGCCCTCAACGGCGTGCGAGTCATTCTGATCGACTTCTGGCAGCAGGGACCCAAGTACCAGCGGGTCATGCTGTGGACCATCCTGGCCATCTGGATCGCGGTCGTCATCGCCGCAGTTGGGGTAGAGGGCATGCACATGGTTGAGCACTACGGGTGGCTCAAGTGA